CGTCGAGGAACCACGTGATGGTCTCGTCACGCCACGAACCGGCACGACGGTCAAACTGCACGCGCCACGTGTGCCAGCCCTGGTCCGGAATGCCCGTGGTGCCGGCCAGCCCGCTCGGCTCGTTGCAGATGCCGCCCGGGTACACGTCGCAGTGGACGGTCCCGTAACCCGTCAGGGCGCCGTTGACCGTCTCCAATATGTCGATCTCGCCGCACTGCGGCCAGGGGGTCCCTGAGCGGAGCGAGTCTCCGAGAAGCCAAAAGGCGGGCCAGATGCCCTTCTTCTGGCTGATGGGGTTGTCGCCGAAGCGGATGCGGGCCTCGCCGACCGTGACGGTCCCGTACGCCGGCGTAAAGGTGTACTTGGACTCGATGCGGCCCGACGTCCACTCGTTGTTGGTGTGCCAGGGCACGATCTGCAGCGTCTCGCCGCCAGAGAGCTGACGGTTACGCGAGTCCGTCGTGTAGCGCTGCAGCTCGTTGTTGACGTTGATGTTTGTGATGTAGTTCCACCGACCGGCGTCTGGAGCCGAGCCCAGAGTGCCAGCAAAGGCATCCTGCCAGACCAGGCGAAGGTCCGAGTAGGTGGGAGCGTTCCATGCCGACACGGAACTGGAGAGGAGGGAGACAAGAACGCCGAGGGAGAGAACACGCATCTTGACCGTGGTGGGTGGGCGTTTGACGGAGATTTGGGCACTAAACAATGGGGGGCGAGACAAGAGTCTAGACTTGTGTATCAGGGAGGCAGGAGAAAGCACAAAGCAAATGTCAAAGACTGATCGAGCCTGATTTACTGTATCCCAACATTTGGATGCTGGCACGACAGATTACACAAGCTCATTTATATAGTATCGCACCTCCAGTTTCCGGCCGAGGAAGGCGTCCCTTCCTTGTGTGCCATCTGGACCCAAGGTGGCCAAAGATGGTCAAGAGATTGACTAGACGTGAGCATGAGGAAATGGACTTGTGAGCCATCACAGCCATTCCCCTTGGAGGGCCGAGAAAAAGATAGAGATCATTGACAGAAATCAAGTCTCAAAGACACGTTGTCTTGCAAAAAAATGACCTTGGCACCCTGATTTGGAGAGTAGACATGATCAAGACCTCACCGATACTTTGTCGAGGAAACGAACCACAACCCGGGATGCGCGGTCGGCCGCATCTCGGTTTCAACCTCTTCGACACAAGGCACGAACTGCTTTTCTGCTTTGTTTGCTGGTGGATCATTTGGATATTCATCTCTGAGCCACGAGTATCCAGATGCAAATGTTGCCAAGTGAGCGGCGCGTCTCCCCATAGGACGACATGCTTGAGGTCTTAGGTAATAAGTGGTCAGTAGCGGCGGGCATTTAAACGGCGGGGAAAATTATGTCTCGGTAAGGCGCGCGTGGGCGGCAACTCTGCAAGCACGTGGCAAACGTTCAGGAACCAACTGAGGTGGTGATACAACTATAACTAATTCACAAgtcgagaaaaaaaggaagcacGCGACGTGAAGTCAGACAAAATGGGGAAAAAGGTTCCAATCCAGGGTGCTGGTTTGTGGTTCCATTTAGAGTGGATGCGCTAGTCACATCTGGGGTAAAGTTGCTTATTATTGGCCTATAACAGACACTAAAGACCCCACATCTAGCTGTAGATCGCCCATTTTGATATACCAGACTCTATAATCTCCAAACCCTAGCCCATCTCCAACAACTTCTCCATCGGTTGATTCGCCTGCCCGGCTAGCTCAATCGGTAGAGCGTGAGACTCTTAATCTCAAGGCTGTGGGTTCGACCCCCACGTCGGGCTCAAATCCCGTCCAGCCGTTGGATAtttcttttggtttttgttctttttgttaTATTTTATCTGCATCTTGAAGCATGCTAATACGCTCGACAACCCAAATCTCTCtatattttttcttttgtttttctttttcttccttttcctttgctTTTCGCGCTCAGTCAATCACTGCGGGGTCCGTAGATggttttggatttttggTGACAGCACACTTGGCCATGTGCTCTTTGACGTGTCTTTGTAGCGCAGTTGGAGCTCTTGTAAAGGAAAGTAAAGGAAACATGTAACGTTACCAGCGTCACTACCTTCCTTTACCTATCTCAGGTAACCGCCTCAATTAACCATCGACCTAAATAAACCATTACCTTCCATTTCAACATTTCTATACACACCATGTTGTTACGTACATGATCATAAATCATGTTTACTGATGGGACAGCTCATTCACCCATACTGCCATTACAATTCGTCGGCCGAATGAAACCTGCTGGTCGGCTTCTTGCACTCTTGAACTCCATGCTGTGCACAACCCGAGTAGTCGGCTATCCC
This DNA window, taken from Pyricularia oryzae 70-15 chromosome 6, whole genome shotgun sequence, encodes the following:
- a CDS encoding beta-glucanase, whose protein sequence is MRVLSLGVLVSLLSSSVSAWNAPTYSDLRLVWQDAFAGTLGSAPDAGRWNYITNINVNNELQRYTTDSRNRQLSGGETLQIVPWHTNNEWTSGRIESKYTFTPAYGTVTVGEARIRFGDNPISQKKGIWPAFWLLGDSLRSGTPWPQCGEIDILETVNGALTGYGTVHCDVYPGGICNEPSGLAGTTGIPDQGWHTWRVQFDRRAGSWRDETITWFLDGQQFSQLNGARIGNEGVWNSLCHSPLYFILNLAVGGTFPGNPDGNTLDGYGSMMEVGYVAHYVGI